AGTGAACCTTGGTCGGATCTTTTTTATTCTTTGAGAATTTCCTTGTGGACTCACACCCATGTCCAAGCATGATGTGCATGTGTCTTAAGGTAAATTTTGAGATTCATATAATGTAGAATAGTAGAAATGCTTAGGAGTTACGATATTGGATCTTTTGTACATTGTTTTCACACTAGGAATTGCTCACGTTGCCCTCATATATTTAAATAGCTTTGCTTAGGCATATTTCTTGTACACCAATGTTTGTAAGCAAATTAAAATTAGTTCCATCAAGATTGGAATTTTGAAAGATGCACTATTTTGGTGGTTGGCAAGGTCTGAAAAAGGGGTAAGGAGGACCATACCGATATGTAACCAGTTCAGTACTGTACGCACTCCATAGCTAGACCAGCTCTTGACAACTTTTCTTGTTCCAGTCATAGTGCTGTTGGAAACTGCATGGTGCAGGTTGGTAGTGCACAGTATGGAGAGGCAGTTCAGCTCAGTTTGGACTGGTATGGACCGGTTCAGCTCACATACCGCATGGAACCTTGGTGCCATTGCAGTTCCTTACTGATACGGTATTGTATGGTCGGTATGAGGCAGTGCAGGTTAGTACAACAGACTACTGGTTGGTATCTACATAGAAAAGATTTATGATCTTCTGTAGATTGTCTTGTTGCACCACAAGATTCATTAAATTTGAGAGTTTTGCTTACCCTTTGGTCCTCACAATTTATTCTTATATTGGTAGTTTTAGCTTGGTGGTCCATTTATGAACATTTTGGGTTCTCTTCCATCCACAAATCTTAGGATTGAGTTGATTCGATGTTCTAAAGATTTATATAGGGGTTTGTGTGAGGGCAGCACCAGTTTTGGAGGTAATGCAAGGTTTTAAGTGCCAGGTTATATCATTCTGTATCCACTGAACATGCCCTGCTAATAAGTGACCAGCATAGTACAGGCATCCATCCCTTTCAAGCGTGCCAGCTAGTGTTGCTTGTTTCTATGTCCGTCAAAGCAATAGATACAAATTTGATACATTGAGATACATGATTATACTTGTCGGCAATTTTGTTTTGAGCCCATATGGTCTAGAATTCTACCTTTTTTACCTCAAGGTTATGGTAATGACAAAAAAATCGTTGTTAGAACCAAAGGTTTGGAACTTGAAATAAGATGCAAGAGATGAGCTTTGTATGGCAGAAGCTGTATACATTTATAGTTTTTCATCATAGGTTTTAAGTTTATTTACATTGTTCGTTTAAACAATGTATTGTAACTCGTAAGTTTGCTCTGTATGACAAATTAATTAAACCTATGCCAATGCACATGTTAAACAACAACAAAATTTGATCTATATGATTTGTGATATTCTAGATTTCCAAAGATTTGGGAAAAATATTTAAGAGGCATACAAACTAAAAGCAGTTAagacaccacacacacacacacacacacacacacacacatatatatatatacatatatataaatatatacatatacatatatatacatatatatatatatatacatatatgtatatatatatacatatatgtatttgtacatatatgtatatacatatatctgtgtgtatatatatatatgtgtgtgtgtgtgtgtgtgtatatatatatatgtacacacacacacacgtacatCCATATGcatatacgtacatatacatatacgtacatacatatatgtatatacatacctaCATATATGTACGTACATGTACGTATGTACATgtacgtacgtatatatatatgtacgtatatgtctgtacctatatatatatgtatgtatgtatgtgtatatatatgtatgtatgtatgtatgtatatagatacatacatacatatatatacacacacacacatagatacatacatacatatatatatgtatgtatgtatgtatgtatgtatgcatggatgcatgcatgcatgggtgtgtatgtatgtatgtgtgtgtatgtatctatgtatgtattatgtatgtatctatgtatgtatgtatctatgtatgtatgtatgtatacatacatacatacatatatatatatctatgtgtgtatatctatgtatatatctatgtctgtatgtatgtatctatgtatgtatgtatgtatatatgtatatgtatgtatgtatctatgtatgtatctatgtatgtatgtatgtatgtatatatctatgtatgtatgtatgtatgtatctatgtatctatatatgtatgtatgtatctatgtatgtatctatgtatgtatctatgtatctatgtatgtatctatgtatgtatgtatctatgtatgtatgcatgtgtatatatatatatatatatatctatgtatgtatgtatgtatgtatctatgtatgtatatatatatctatatgtatatgcttacacacacacacacacatatatatacacgcacacacacacatatgtatatacgtatgtatatatatatacatacatacatatataaacatacgtatatacatatgtatatatatatatgtgtatatatatatacacacacacatatatatagacatatatatatacacatatatatacacatatatatacacacacatatatacatatacacacacacacacatatatatacatatatatacacacatatgtatatacatatatatatacacacacatatgtatccacatatatatagacacacatatgtatacacatatatatacacacacatatgtatacatatatatatatacacacacatatgtatacacatacatacatacatacatacatacatacatacacatacatacacatacatacatacatacatatatacatatacatagatacacacacacacacacacacacacacacacacacacacacacatatatatatatgtatatgtatgtatgtatgtatatgtatatctacacatatacatacatatatatacatatatatgtatatatatgtatatatacgcaTACGCAtgcgtatatatatgtatatacatatatatatacatatatatatatatatatatatacacacacacacacacacatatacatatatatatatgtgtgtgtgtgtgtgtgtgtgtgtgtacatatacatatacgtatacgtatatatatatgtgtgtgtgtgtgtacatgtgtatatatatacatatgtgtatatatacatatgtatatatatatgtatatatgtatgtatatatgtatatatatatatatatgtatatatatatatacatatatatatatatatatatatatatacatacatacatatatatatatatatatatatatatatatatatacatacatacatacatatatatatatatatatatatatatatatatatatatatatatatgtatgtatgtatgtatgtatgtatgcatacatgtgtgtgtgtgtgtgtatatgtatatataatatatatatatgtatgtatgtatatatatatctatatatatatctatatgtatctatgtatatatatatgtatctatgtatgtatgtatgtatctatgtatatatgtatgtatctatgtatgtatgtatgtatctatatatatatctatgtatctatatatctatatatatatctatgtgtgtgtgtgtgtgtgtgtgtgtgtatatatatctatgtatctatatatatatatatatgtatgtatgtatgtatctttgtatatatctatatatataaagagaaatcAAATGATGTATCTCAGCATGCAAATTGTGAGCCCATGTACCTTGCCAACTCTTCACCGGTAGGCAGACTACTTTATCCCCTCCTAAGATGACTCTAAACCATCATTTTTTTCCTCCCTCTTTGGTtcatctttttcatttcatttatTAATAATTTGTCATAAACTGCATTTATTTCTGCTTTTTCTTACTTCTAATAGTTTTCTACTTGCCCAAGTGATCAAAGCTAGTATTGTTTGTGAGTTTACATCTAGCTGATGATATTGGTATGCTGTTGCTCAGCCTGTTGTTTATAATGCTTCATAACCAACCCATTACATCATGGTATTGGTAGATTGTTGCTTGGCCTTTTGTAGCTTGTGAGTTTCTAGTGTCAATTACTCTTACTCCTTTCTGTGAATAACACTTACTAGCAGTATAGTTTAGAATAGCTATCAGAAATGTTTGGTCTTGCAAAAAAACatgcatatgtatacatacaaGCACTGAAGCACCtgtatttaattattttgtttttttgttCTTCATGGTTTTATTAAAGATTTGTATTGCCGTCAGTGATGTCTTATGGTTAAGAGCTATCATGATTTCACATTGATGCCTGAAATGTCAAGTGTCTAATATCTGTAGCTTTTTCTAAGGTCCTTGATGGAACTCTAGGCAGTGTGCCTGCTGCAGAGCTGCTAAAAGCACTGCAACCACATTACTGGTTTTCTGCTCATCTTCATTGTAAATTTCCAGCAATCATTCAGCATGGGGAGAACGGACCTGTGACTAAATTCCTTGCACTCGATAAATGTCTCCGAGGGCGCAAATTTTTGCAGGTTTTTGAGATTTCATTTTCTAGATTTCAATCCATGCCATCCATTGTGTAGCTAACTCAATGTGGTTCTTGTTCCATCTTTAGATTGTCGATATCGAATCAGATCCAGGACCTTATGAAATTCAGTATGATGAAGAATGGCTTGCGATAACACGAAAATTTAATAGTATTTTCCCCTTGACTCACAAATCTGTCCAGCTTGGGTGGGCACATCAGTACCATCtacattttatcaaatttttcagGCACTTCATCTTTAATTGGTGTGTGAAAGATACTAAAGTAACTGCTTTATGCTTGTATTCAGGGGTCTTGATGAGCAAGATTATCAGCAGTGGGTGAGAAATAAGTTAAATGCTAGAGGAGCCAAACCCTTTGATTTTGTGCAAACAGTCCCATCCTTTGATCCTTCTCAACCATTGTCCAATCGTTCGCTTTGTGGTAACTTACTAAAATCTTAACCATCTCTTATGTGCATGTGCTGTCTTGTGGATGTGTTATGTTTTATGtttataaattttcaaaaatgagGTAGATAAATTAGATGCTTCTCGATTTCCAGTTTGAAAGAGTTTTCTTTTCTTGGATTATTACTTCTTTGCAGGATGTAATCTACAGTTATGATTTGGACACAGTCTATCTTTTGATCAATCTCAGCCAGTTTTTCCTGTTTCCCTTTTGGAAGTAATTTGATGATTTTGTTATTTGTTATTGTCATCCAATGTATGCTGATGTCCAAATATGTTAAGATAAAGTAGAAGTTGGTAGACTTCTCATTATAGATTTTTTTGCCTCATAATCATTGCCTTGAATTTAAACCTTCAATAGAATAATATAGTCTGGAGTCGAATAAAATGATCTATTTCAAGTCTGAAGTCTGTAACATTGTTGAAATTTTACTGTTTATTCATCCTGATGTGCACATTTTTGTCTAGATTTTGACCTTGTAATATCTTTGCATGTCCTTGACAAGCTTTTAATTGACCAAGGCATTGATCATCCATTGACTTTTTCATTTGGGGAGTGAGAAGGATAGGGCTAGAGCCCAACCAAGTTCATTAAGATGTTAACTTTTGTATTGTTGTTTCTTCAATTCTGTCCTCATCAACTGAAGTACTTTTGTGCGGTTATAATCACAAGAACTTGGTAACTTTGGTTCTAGAATGTCATCATCATTCTCTAAGAGCAAGAAATACAATACGAGGTTTCCATGCACAACATGGTTTACGATACTCCTCTATGATTGGATGCTTTTAGAAATATAGACTTCATAACATCTATATATGATTATTATTTAACATATTGTTGATATAGTGTTGTTTTCGTCCATTGTTGATCGATCAAGATGCTATTTATTCCGCACATAATTTCATTTTTCATTCACATCTTCCTTTTCATGTAGGTCATATCCGGAATCCACAGACACAGTCTTTGCTACAGTTTCTGGAACTCCCATATCTCCTTGCTATTACAGCTGAAGCCAACACACCAAGTACCAACTCATTTAACTCAAGTAGCTAGTTGTGAtttatcttaatttttatttctttcccaTATATTTATAAGTTTGCATTGTGACTGTCTAATAGAGTCAGCTAAACATAAAATACTCAAGCATGTGTTGTATGCATGTGGGGATGTGCACAAACACCAAATAACTAGAGATTAATGAAGAACAGTGAATTCTatttgtgcatatatatatatatatatatatatatatatatatatagagagagagagagagagagagagagagagagagagagagagagagagttaggcTGGGTTGCTTTTGAGAGCATTTGGCTCTAAATGCTTCCTAGTCAAAAATAATTAAAGATCTCTTAGAATGAAAATCAGCACCATCATCATGATCACGACTTGTAGAATTTCTtggaaactaaaaaaaaaatattttggaggTTTCTTGCTTGTGTATCAAGCTACCAGGAAATGAATGACAGCATTGCATCTAGGAAGCAAAAAATATCACATAACGATATGATTTACAATTCCAATTTGCTGATCTTGATATAAATATTGTAAAACATATGTACATTAAGTTGTTAGCTAGTTTGGATGTTTCTAAACTATAGATTCAACTGTAACATGATATCATACTGTGATGCATAGATAAAAGACCCCAAAATGCATGTTTCTGGTTTCTAGCCAATTAAAATGCCATGTATTATGATTAACAGTGCTGATTTTCATTTTGAGAGATCCATTGTTTTTGAATAGGAAATGTTTGATGCCAAGTGATCTTGGAAGCATCATAATTTAGCTCTGTGTTTCCACTGCCATCCAATATATATACAGGTCAAGTTAGACATAGGTCGGGCCCGTCGGGGTATGCATGTATGTTGGGTTGTATGGTTAGGTTCAATACAGGTCTATTAGAAATCCCAAATCCCAAACATGAACATGACTTGTTTATTAAACATGTCAGGATTTGAAACTTGAACTTGATATGTTCAATAAGCAGATAACCCGACCTAACTTGCTTAACCttttaataaacagatcatatCGGAATAAATAGGTGAGGATTTGAAACCTAAACCTGATATGTTCAATAAGTAGCTAACCCGACCTAAGatgtttaacttatttaataaataggtcataTCGGGCCAAGTCCAATAGTAAACTTGTTTAATTGTTAGATACCTAGATAACCCATTTATATTAAATATGGTTAATCAAGGTTCGCTGTTTTGGTACCCGACCCTGTACCAGTAAAATTTTGCTGTAATGTTGGTACACGGTTCGATACCGTAATGTCAATATGCTCCGAGATGGCATACCGGTACGAGACCGATATGGTACGATATGCCCGGTATCGGGCAGTATGGGGCGGTATGGCATTCTATGAGGTTAACTATTTAACCTGTTTACCATAGATATCTGATTTTTCATAGCCATGCGAAGTTACCTCAATGCTAGAAATGCTTTGCTCTTAACTAAAGCCATACAAATAGTCAATATCAACTATCTGAGATCAACAAATATTGATATTAAATAGTCAAAATTCTTATCCAAAATTTGGTACCTCATTAATAGGTCAAGACGGGTCACTTGTTTATGATGCGAACCTATTTAGCCGAAACAAAAGCATATTTATTGCAAATTGGATATGGGTCAGGTCAATATTTGCCAGCCttatatgcatgtgtgtgtgtaatAGGATAGGAGAATATCCTTAGGATTCGAAGGAATCACGTGCATAGGAATTCAAAAGAGAATCAATTTGATCTAGGTTATAATCCATATTAGATTCCTAAATTTAttaatatgtgtgtgtgtgtaagagagagagagagagataccaAAGGAGcttcatacacacacacacatatgtatgtatgtatgtatgtatgtatgtatgagtgagtgtgtgaagagagagagagagagagagaggagagactaGGATTCATTGGTGGTCAGGCCATGGTTGGATGATGGAGGTCCAAGATCAATGATCCAAAtcattagatgtgatctactgcctcTAAactactaatgtaccaaagaTCATGTCATTTAGAGATTTGTAGCATATGCATCCagtagtcaaaaattggacagTTCAAATAATATGAAATAATATATCTTTTAATCACTTGACGCATGGACCAGGggtctccaaatcatatgatttttggtgCAAGTAGTTTAGAGGTGGTAGATCTTAGATTATCGATGTTGGACTTATCATCCAATCATGACTTGATCGAATCTAAGTGGAGATTTAGCATAGCTATACTAAATGGGAGTTGTGATAAagttttttgaaattttgtgcTATGTATGTCCCTCAGTAAAATTGAATGGTCAGGAAATTCCTGCCAATCCATATTTTGGTAAAGGATTTAGAATTCTTGTTTTGACAAAGTATACTTAATAAAATTGAATGGCCAAAGAATGTTCATGAAGGTAGTTCCAATTGTTGGTTTAAGGCATATTGGTTTGTTATTATGTTAAAACCTCTAGGTCATGTTTCTCTTGAAGTTTAAGTTTCCCTTGTTTCGCTTGCTGATTTCTATTGACGCTTTGTTGCCTTCTTTAATGTGTTATAGACGAAAGGTTTGTAAGTCAAGGGACTTGGATTGCAACCTTTTTGTGGATGAATTGAAGACTAAGCTCTGTTAGAAACCCATATCTAGTTCCACTACTTCAGATTTATTCTAAATTAAAGGAAGGGCTGTTGATGGTTAAATTTTAGGTTCTGTATATTTGAAAGGATCTTAGGGAGACACAAGAAAATTATGTACAACAGAAGTCATGTTGGTTATATTATGTCAATTAGATTATTGGGGAATACGTAGTAGGGTGCATGCAGAAAGGTTGAGTACAGCACTGATAAGGAGGATGTGTGGCACTCTAGGAAGGATGAAGTTATGACTGAAGTTATCTTTATGTTTCACTGATAGAAAAAGTAGTCGTTGGTAAACAATTAGATGTTTTGTCATATGCAGTGGAGATGGGAAAAAAGTCTTATCTAAAAGGGAATGCAAATTTGTGTAGATGGGATAAAGTAGGGAAGAATAAGATTAAGGATATTTGGATATATGTGGTAGGAAGGAAATTCTTTCCTTAGCGCTGCACTTAGTGTTGGATTGAAGAAAAGGGCAGAGCCCCTGAGAATAATCATAGCAGTAGTCAGCTGGGGATTTGGCATGTCATTGAGGCAACGGATGCTCGAGAACTAGAGATGGGAGTAGCGCTAGTTGCCAATTCAGGGTGATGAAGTAGGGTATTAGCAAGTGGTTGCAGTTCTCTTGATCATGTTATATGGCAGCCCTAGGGCTTCTGGCTGTAGCAGATGGTAGAAGTTGACATTTTACGGGGTTCCTAATTGTAGAAGTTTTAAAAGTGATGAAACTTGGTTCTAGCTAGCGATTATCCATAACCATATCTTTTCAGGCTGTACCATATGTTAGAACTTTAACATGCTGTAGAAATTTGTTCATTTCTTTTTGTTGTCTTGTAGggctctcttattttttcttttttcttttttttttcaaggaaTTTCATTGTGGGCCTCATTTTGTTATAACATGTGTTGCAATTTTATTGTGTTTCTACTTCTGAAGTCACGTCTGCTTGAATTTGTATGTTACAGTGAGAGGagaaaagtaaaatattttttttaaaaaatgtttaTTACTCTTTCTAGTGCTCATATTATGGTGATTattttttacaatattatcacTGCTGCTGTTTGttaatttacatatttttgaATGACTTGATGCTAATTTACCCAAAAAGAGAGACAAATGGCTTGTTACATCTGCTGACTGATGGTGGGACATTTTTGTGATGACTTTCCAGATGTAAATGATGAGTTATTCGATCACGAGTATGTGGATGTGGATGATGTGGATGAGCTCGAAGAGCTTGTACAAGTGGATGATGAAAACACTTAATATTCTCTGCAGTTCCACATGACTAACTTCCTGACATGCATTAGCGGTAGAATATGCGATCCTCTCCTGTTGTTAATATCAATTGTATGTGAGAGAAATTGATTAACAACTGAAAATTGATAGAGGTAGCTGATAGAATGCTGCAGCAGTTCTTTTATTTGTCATGTTCATTGGCTTCTCAGGCTGCTTCATGTAACATGGACTTTCTTGGGTCTGATCAGTATGCTTAAACTGGACTCAAACAGATGTTTGTTCTCTCTACAGTCCAAAACACATCATTTAAATCTAATGTCTGCGCAACTTGCATGACTGCTTCATATGCGAACAAGCAGCTGATGGGAGCAATAAGGACATGAGTTGCCGTTTGGGATAGTCATGTCCAGTGAGCGATTTCTCCATGCAGAATGTTCATGCCTATCATTTAGAATTTTTGTATCTGATGCCACGGTTGTGAGCTGCAGGAGTATATTTGCTGGCCAGATTGCATCCAATAATATGTAATGAAATGCTCCTAAGTTGTGTTTTCAAGGGCAGATAGACAGTAATAAGAGGAGAATGAAATATGAAGCTCTCGCTATCACTTCTGTTACTCCTTAACCCATGGCCATGAAGGTTATCCAGGAACTATGGTTTCACTGCTTGcaaagagtaattttttttttttggtagtttTGCAATGAGTAATGTGGGACTTCAGTGGGGCTGGAAAGTAGCCTTGGTTCGAACCTTCTAGCTAAGACTCCATACAATGGTGTTGGGGGGCGTATTTTAACACAATGGAATGTTGCGGTGAGAGAGGAACCGGACCAGTAGAAGTGGTGAAGTGATATGGCAGATCTAGATCGATTGACCCTTGTAGAGTAATTAGGTTGGCAAACGCATCATAATCCACGTCTTTTCATTAGTTAGGTCTCACTTCTAATAGATTGACTTCCTGCAAACTCACTCTCCTTACTGCATATGGTTGGAGATGAATATGGTATGGATGAGTATGGTATGGTGGTTGTGTCGTAAACCTCGCGGGAATAGATTTAGGACTGTGAGGGATTAGGAAAAAGCAAAGATATGTGGCGGATGGAACAGGTTTTTAAAAACAAATTGAGATAGTTTTGTCATTTACAGTGTTAAAAGTCATTCTGAGATGCCTGTAGAAGATGGAATGGAaggtcagatttttcttttttttatttttaaaagtgaAAATATGAAATTCGACGCAAGGGATGTTTGGTTTCCTTAATTTCATTCTTATTTTAAaagtaattttataattttagaaaaaatggaagtgaaaattttttactttcacTATTTTCAAAATAACTTTTGAAGCATGAAATCAAGCCGCAACTCCACAAATATATCTTTCTTTGGCCCTCGGCGATGGCTAACTTGTCCCACCTCTACCCCACTTGCTTCACCAAAATAGTCCTTTCTCATTCTCCCATCTTCTCTCTTCCATCTCATCTGTATTCACCTCATCCTtagtctcctctctcctctctctctctctactacATCCTTTGGTGCTTATCTTATCTTGACACCATCCTTTTTTTTAACTCACATATCGTTATCTGATGATCAGAGTGCAAACGAGTCAAGTTGTTCACCAGCTATTCAGTTCGATTAACTCGACTAGTATCGAGTTCAAATacctcaaataatttttaaaataagctCAAATAGTAAGATATTCGGTTCGAAAATTTTCGAACATAttcaagtttatatatatatatatatttaataatattatttttattatatatatatatatatattatgaataGGTTAAGATTCGAATTTGAACTTGAATTGAATAGAGCTTCAGTGTAAATCAGTTGATATTTGAgtcgaatttaaatttttttttttcataaagttGAGTTCGAGTATGGGATATTAAGACTTAATTGATCTCGAATTGAATTTTAAATCTCAGtatttcaaatcaaattgaa
This genomic window from Elaeis guineensis isolate ETL-2024a chromosome 13, EG11, whole genome shotgun sequence contains:
- the LOC105055919 gene encoding lariat debranching enzyme isoform X1, giving the protein MKIAVEGCMHGELDKVYATLKHLEEVENTKIDLLLCCGDFQAIRNENDLESLNVKPKYRNMNSFWKYYSGQAVAPYPTIFIGGNHEASNYLWELYYGGWAAPNIYFLGYSGVIKFGNIRIGGLSGIYKPRDYHSGHYEMPPYDTNDIRSVYHVREYDVMKLKEVKGQIDIFMSHDWPLRITEYGNWEKLVRQKPFLRQEVLDGTLGSVPAAELLKALQPHYWFSAHLHCKFPAIIQHGENGPVTKFLALDKCLRGRKFLQIVDIESDPGPYEIQYDEEWLAITRKFNSIFPLTHKSVQLGGLDEQDYQQWVRNKLNARGAKPFDFVQTVPSFDPSQPLSNRSLCGHIRNPQTQSLLQFLELPYLLAITAEANTPNVNDELFDHEYVDVDDVDELEELVQVDDENT
- the LOC105055919 gene encoding lariat debranching enzyme isoform X2, with translation MESSTRSMRRSSTWRKWRIPRSTSFCAAGTSRYYGGWAAPNIYFLGYSGVIKFGNIRIGGLSGIYKPRDYHSGHYEMPPYDTNDIRSVYHVREYDVMKLKEVKGQIDIFMSHDWPLRITEYGNWEKLVRQKPFLRQEVLDGTLGSVPAAELLKALQPHYWFSAHLHCKFPAIIQHGENGPVTKFLALDKCLRGRKFLQIVDIESDPGPYEIQYDEEWLAITRKFNSIFPLTHKSVQLGGLDEQDYQQWVRNKLNARGAKPFDFVQTVPSFDPSQPLSNRSLCGHIRNPQTQSLLQFLELPYLLAITAEANTPNVNDELFDHEYVDVDDVDELEELVQVDDENT
- the LOC105055919 gene encoding lariat debranching enzyme isoform X3 gives rise to the protein MARPYRLETLTSRWSFCPPVAELFSGVAPKNDEDSGRGLHAWRARQGLCDAQAPGGSGEYQDRPPFVLRGLPGHYEMPPYDTNDIRSVYHVREYDVMKLKEVKGQIDIFMSHDWPLRITEYGNWEKLVRQKPFLRQEVLDGTLGSVPAAELLKALQPHYWFSAHLHCKFPAIIQHGENGPVTKFLALDKCLRGRKFLQIVDIESDPGPYEIQYDEEWLAITRKFNSIFPLTHKSVQLGGLDEQDYQQWVRNKLNARGAKPFDFVQTVPSFDPSQPLSNRSLCGHIRNPQTQSLLQFLELPYLLAITAEANTPNVNDELFDHEYVDVDDVDELEELVQVDDENT